The proteins below are encoded in one region of Knoellia sp. S7-12:
- a CDS encoding protein phosphatase 2C domain-containing protein: MSQVPAPDEATPHDPAHEPAHDPAQATRSACPSCGATLAAGAKFCEACGASVADVSAAAEAGPESPIDDLSPISTPTFRNTSASASPTVAGPRACASCGSPVGDDGYCTVCGSKAASERDHFEETPAPWVAGVCDRGIKHHRNEDAMALYAEAAQGGRAVLVVCDGVSNSDDSDVASLAAARAALEVLRPPLPKGIGGAASADAAATRVFTSAAAAAQTAVIAHTEPSSPRPASCTFVVGLLDGPTLRCAVIGDSRAYLLPDEGGGTQLLTDDSMAQMLIDAGHPRAEAEASPQAHAITKWLGSDSPDFVPRVVTVTVDEPGWLLVCSDGLWNYASEPAALRAQIDAAGTTEPLALASALVAFANAQGGQDNITVTLARVGPVPVVENVPNDERQIHG; this comes from the coding sequence ATGAGCCAGGTGCCGGCGCCCGACGAGGCGACTCCGCACGACCCTGCGCACGAGCCTGCCCACGACCCTGCGCAGGCGACCCGGTCGGCCTGCCCGTCGTGCGGTGCAACGTTGGCGGCGGGTGCCAAGTTCTGCGAGGCGTGCGGCGCCAGCGTCGCTGACGTCTCGGCTGCGGCCGAGGCCGGGCCCGAGTCGCCCATCGACGATCTCAGCCCGATCAGCACGCCGACGTTCCGCAACACGAGCGCCTCTGCGTCGCCCACGGTCGCCGGCCCGCGTGCCTGCGCCAGCTGCGGCTCGCCGGTCGGCGACGACGGATATTGCACGGTCTGCGGCTCCAAGGCTGCGTCGGAGCGCGACCACTTCGAGGAGACACCGGCGCCATGGGTTGCCGGGGTGTGCGACCGCGGCATCAAGCATCACCGCAACGAGGACGCGATGGCGCTGTATGCCGAGGCGGCTCAGGGCGGGCGTGCCGTCCTCGTCGTGTGCGACGGGGTCTCCAACTCCGACGACTCCGACGTTGCATCGCTGGCGGCCGCGCGGGCCGCCCTCGAGGTGCTTCGACCGCCATTGCCCAAGGGCATCGGTGGTGCGGCCAGCGCTGATGCTGCGGCCACCCGGGTGTTCACGTCGGCGGCCGCCGCCGCTCAAACCGCGGTCATCGCCCACACCGAGCCGTCCTCGCCGAGACCCGCGTCGTGCACCTTCGTCGTCGGCCTGCTCGATGGGCCGACGCTGCGGTGCGCCGTCATCGGCGACTCCCGTGCCTACCTGCTCCCCGATGAGGGCGGCGGGACCCAGCTCCTGACTGATGACTCGATGGCCCAGATGCTCATCGACGCCGGGCACCCGCGCGCTGAGGCCGAGGCCTCCCCGCAGGCCCACGCGATCACCAAGTGGCTCGGCTCCGACAGCCCTGACTTCGTGCCTCGGGTGGTCACCGTGACGGTCGACGAACCGGGCTGGCTGCTCGTCTGCTCGGACGGCCTGTGGAACTACGCCTCGGAGCCAGCGGCGCTGCGCGCTCAGATCGACGCCGCAGGCACGACGGAGCCGCTCGCTCTCGCCTCGGCCCTGGTGGCCTTTGCCAATGCGCAAGGCGGTCAAGACAACATCACCGTCACGCTGGCCCGGGTCGGCCCGGTGCCGGTGGTGGAGAATGTCCCGAACGACGAAAGGCAGATCCATGGCTGA
- a CDS encoding VWA domain-containing protein translates to MAEFTAAVFQNEFLPDGGTDVNAIVEITCSGAGMAGQGGSAAAGEIIIIDTSGSMGVQAMEAAKQAATAALAEIVDGTYFSVVSGNGAAFLVYPNVSSGPGMVRMTASSRAQASAAVAQLQAGGGTVISTWLDLAGILFASVPEVQQRHAILLTDGENNEQPGVLQQAIDRATGHYQCDCRGIGVDWRVADIRPIAKALLGTIDIIPAPDQLRAEFQAIMRTSMSRGVADAELRVWAPQGSQVVFVKQVSPTVDDLTSRRTVVNDLTGGYPTGAWSDESRDYHVAIRLAAKAIGQEQLAARVQVFAGGEVKAQGLVKAKWSDDSALTTRIDQQVAHFTGQTELAQVIQEGLAAKAVGDEETATTKLGRAVQLAAETGNDEATAKLRKVVDIEDADAGTVQLKKAVEKADEMALDTASTKTTRVRKS, encoded by the coding sequence ATGGCTGAGTTCACCGCGGCGGTCTTCCAGAACGAGTTCCTGCCCGACGGAGGCACCGACGTCAACGCGATCGTCGAGATCACGTGCTCGGGAGCCGGCATGGCCGGTCAGGGTGGCTCGGCAGCGGCAGGGGAGATCATCATCATCGACACGTCGGGGTCGATGGGCGTTCAGGCGATGGAGGCCGCCAAACAGGCGGCGACGGCCGCGCTGGCCGAGATCGTCGACGGCACCTACTTCTCCGTGGTCTCTGGCAACGGCGCCGCCTTCCTCGTCTATCCGAACGTGTCGAGCGGGCCCGGGATGGTCCGGATGACGGCGAGCTCGCGTGCCCAGGCGTCCGCGGCGGTGGCGCAGCTGCAAGCTGGCGGCGGGACCGTGATCAGCACCTGGCTCGACCTCGCCGGGATCCTCTTTGCGTCGGTGCCCGAAGTGCAGCAACGCCACGCGATCCTGCTCACCGATGGTGAGAACAACGAGCAGCCCGGGGTGCTCCAGCAGGCCATCGACCGGGCCACCGGCCACTACCAGTGCGACTGCCGGGGCATCGGTGTCGACTGGAGGGTGGCCGACATCAGGCCGATCGCCAAGGCACTGCTCGGCACCATCGACATCATCCCGGCGCCCGACCAGCTGCGGGCCGAGTTCCAGGCGATCATGCGCACGTCGATGTCGCGTGGTGTCGCCGACGCAGAGCTGCGGGTCTGGGCTCCGCAGGGCTCACAGGTCGTCTTCGTCAAGCAGGTCTCGCCCACCGTTGACGACCTCACCAGTCGCCGCACGGTCGTCAACGACCTGACCGGTGGCTACCCGACCGGTGCGTGGTCGGACGAGTCGCGTGACTACCACGTCGCAATCCGGTTGGCAGCCAAGGCGATCGGCCAGGAGCAGCTGGCCGCGCGGGTCCAGGTCTTCGCGGGTGGCGAGGTCAAGGCGCAGGGGCTGGTCAAGGCCAAGTGGTCCGACGACTCCGCGCTGACCACCCGGATCGACCAGCAGGTCGCCCACTTCACGGGCCAGACCGAGCTCGCCCAGGTGATTCAGGAGGGCCTGGCCGCCAAGGCGGTCGGCGACGAGGAGACCGCGACGACCAAGCTCGGTCGCGCTGTGCAGCTGGCCGCCGAGACCGGCAACGACGAGGCGACCGCCAAGCTGCGCAAGGTCGTCGACATCGAGGACGCCGACGCCGGCACGGTCCAGCTCAAGAAGGCCGTCGAGAAGGCCGACGAGATGGCCTTGGACACCGCGTCGACGAAGACCACGCGGGTCCGCAAGTCATGA